A genome region from Fibrobacter sp. UWB11 includes the following:
- the prfA gene encoding peptide chain release factor 1 yields the protein MKEKAKKLIEKYEELESELGNPDVLGDQARYNKIHKQYKGIEKAVLKAKEYLQMMDDLEEYKIALGDSDPEMVAMAKAEISEIEKKLPEVTDELQILMVPKDPWDYRNATLEIRGGTGGDESALFAGDLFRMYRGYCDKMGWKMTIQDLSEGTVGGYKEIRVFIEGDSVYGTLKFESGVHRVQRVPETETQGRVHTSAATVAILPEAEEVDVEIREADIHMDTYRSSGAGGQYINKTDSAVRLTHIPTGVVVSCQTERSQLQNRLHAMEMLRSKILDAVIAKKEKEEAANRKALVGTGDRSAKIRTYNYPQNRVTDHRIGLTVYNLDKVVTGDLDEIINGLQMANAQEKLGKFNA from the coding sequence ATGAAAGAAAAGGCTAAAAAACTCATTGAAAAGTACGAAGAACTGGAATCGGAACTCGGCAACCCGGATGTTCTCGGTGACCAGGCTCGTTACAACAAGATTCATAAGCAGTACAAGGGTATCGAAAAGGCTGTTTTGAAGGCCAAGGAATACCTGCAGATGATGGACGATCTTGAAGAATACAAGATCGCTCTCGGCGATTCCGACCCGGAAATGGTCGCGATGGCCAAGGCCGAAATTTCGGAGATCGAAAAGAAGCTCCCCGAAGTGACGGACGAACTCCAGATTTTGATGGTGCCGAAGGATCCGTGGGACTACCGTAACGCAACGCTCGAAATTCGTGGCGGAACGGGTGGCGACGAATCCGCACTTTTCGCAGGTGACCTGTTCCGCATGTATCGCGGCTACTGCGACAAGATGGGCTGGAAGATGACCATCCAGGACTTGAGCGAAGGCACGGTGGGAGGCTACAAGGAAATCCGCGTGTTCATCGAAGGCGACAGCGTCTATGGAACGCTCAAGTTCGAAAGTGGCGTTCACCGCGTGCAGCGCGTGCCGGAAACGGAAACGCAGGGCCGTGTGCATACGTCGGCAGCAACAGTCGCTATCCTCCCGGAAGCAGAAGAAGTCGACGTGGAAATCCGCGAAGCCGACATCCATATGGACACCTACCGTTCTTCGGGTGCTGGCGGTCAGTACATCAACAAGACGGACTCCGCCGTGCGTTTGACGCATATCCCGACGGGTGTGGTGGTGAGCTGCCAGACCGAACGTAGCCAGTTGCAGAACAGACTCCACGCCATGGAAATGTTGCGTTCCAAGATTCTTGACGCCGTCATCGCCAAGAAAGAAAAGGAAGAAGCGGCAAACCGCAAGGCCCTCGTGGGTACAGGCGACCGTTCTGCCAAGATTCGCACTTACAACTATCCGCAGAACCGCGTGACGGACCATCGCATTGGCCTCACCGTTTACAACTTGGACAAGGTTGTCACAGGCGATCTTGATGAAATCATCAACGGTCTCCAGATGGCAAACGCCCAGGAAAAGCTCGGAAAGTTCAACGCGTAA
- a CDS encoding NUDIX hydrolase, with protein MKPWKLLNSEFLVDAPWLKVAKETCELPNGKIIDDFYTLWQPDWVLILARTTEGKWVMTEQYRHGTGKIALEFPAGIIDKGETPEEAAIRELQEECGYGVKGAPGTKAGVTMYLGSFPVNPDRHRGKFHVVFIDDVERLGKTSFDDTEDIETFLYTDEEFQAKVADGTFNHPLQIAGYFKWKLSQSASRF; from the coding sequence ATGAAACCGTGGAAACTGTTAAATTCGGAATTTTTGGTGGATGCGCCGTGGCTGAAGGTCGCAAAGGAAACGTGCGAACTGCCGAACGGCAAGATCATCGACGATTTTTATACGTTATGGCAACCCGACTGGGTTTTAATTCTTGCTCGCACCACAGAAGGCAAGTGGGTCATGACGGAACAGTATCGCCACGGAACGGGAAAGATTGCGCTTGAGTTCCCTGCCGGGATTATTGACAAAGGCGAAACGCCGGAAGAAGCAGCCATTAGAGAATTGCAAGAGGAATGCGGGTACGGGGTAAAAGGCGCCCCCGGCACTAAGGCCGGGGTGACAATGTATCTTGGTTCTTTTCCGGTGAATCCGGATAGGCATCGCGGAAAGTTTCATGTGGTGTTTATCGACGACGTGGAACGCTTGGGCAAAACGAGCTTTGACGATACAGAAGATATCGAGACGTTTTTGTACACGGACGAAGAATTTCAGGCAAAAGTCGCCGACGGCACGTTCAATCACCCGCTTCAAATCGCAGGCTATTTCAAGTGGAAATTATCGCAATCCGCCTCCCGATTTTAA
- the prmC gene encoding peptide chain release factor N(5)-glutamine methyltransferase gives MPQPQMTVLEILNRTKVFFEKKGIPDARLDAEYIISYGLKMKNRMDLYLNFEKPLTPAELDVLRTMVARRATREPLQHIIGDTSFRGFIIKCDRRALIPRPETESLVDMAADSLKGIENPFIVEIGTGTGAISIACAKEIKGARVLATDVSEDALALARTNAEANGLAGNPDAAGSADTPTDSQTAASTLTFAQGDLLNAVTADVIAKVAGDTSAKIDGLIANLPYIPDSEKDKLQPEVAKYDPALALFGGADGLDLVRKLLQQTEGKLKPGASILLEIGSEQGEMLKAEAEKYPWLEFTGIHKDFCNNIRFVSYKAK, from the coding sequence ATGCCACAGCCGCAGATGACAGTTCTTGAAATTTTGAACCGTACCAAGGTCTTCTTTGAAAAGAAGGGCATTCCTGATGCACGTCTCGATGCCGAGTACATCATCAGCTACGGTCTCAAGATGAAGAACCGCATGGACTTGTACCTGAACTTCGAAAAGCCGCTCACGCCAGCGGAGCTGGACGTGCTTCGCACGATGGTTGCACGCCGTGCAACGCGTGAGCCGCTACAGCACATCATCGGCGACACCAGCTTCCGCGGATTCATTATCAAGTGCGACCGCCGTGCGCTTATCCCGCGCCCGGAAACAGAATCGCTCGTTGACATGGCGGCAGACAGTTTGAAAGGCATCGAAAATCCGTTCATCGTCGAAATCGGCACCGGCACAGGTGCCATTTCAATTGCTTGCGCCAAAGAAATCAAGGGCGCACGCGTTCTTGCAACAGACGTTTCCGAAGACGCTCTTGCGTTAGCACGTACAAACGCTGAAGCGAATGGTCTCGCGGGCAATCCTGACGCGGCTGGAAGCGCGGACACTCCGACGGACTCGCAAACCGCAGCAAGCACATTGACCTTCGCCCAGGGCGACTTGCTGAACGCCGTCACCGCAGATGTTATCGCGAAAGTCGCTGGCGACACCTCTGCCAAAATTGATGGCCTTATCGCAAACCTCCCCTACATTCCGGACAGCGAAAAAGACAAGCTCCAGCCCGAAGTCGCAAAGTACGACCCTGCACTCGCCTTGTTCGGCGGTGCTGACGGCCTTGACCTTGTCCGCAAACTTTTGCAGCAGACCGAAGGCAAGCTCAAGCCAGGAGCTTCTATTTTGCTCGAAATCGGTTCGGAACAGGGCGAAATGCTCAAGGCCGAAGCAGAAAAATATCCGTGGCTAGAATTCACGGGGATTCACAAAGACTTCTGCAACAACATCCGCTTTGTCAGCTATAAAGCAAAGTAG
- a CDS encoding HD domain-containing phosphohydrolase, which yields MENGSLITFIALSIIVVVASLYVGLVSLKSKKSDLKWITASACFGALSVVFCICRIFSDESGAFITLSSFSFTSIAASIYFFMLFVNVYAHMARVYWIQLLLRFFLVALLFDVVIWIVNPFCGWALGCEPSSGIAFFQSAHEGALYYYHLILAHLIFLFSMGMLFYRFVKAPKVFRKRYQGIIVSVLFFILLNFLLKRFIELEYSIHFYCLLPISAYWSSRYAVMDILNYFKDNVFETIEQGIVLFDFKGALIFHNVRSEKLLAGISFDEFLSQDFFVKSCNVEIPDSKDVYFAQCYIDIDNKIKPMRIDFHRIKDGKGRGLANLFVISDPAVKTDLLTGFSSWDSFKNFAEKDSFATKLPLTMIVCDLNNLSSLNNSKGRDVGDRLLRNLAVTLKNNFPQGSYFVRGEDAKLVVLAPRMSLNSVEQIMAQVKRSINCKLQYAVDELSANNSDFVVVIESATQTLNQKKLLDKGSARSELLTSLEKALQECDSDTEAHVHRTQRMGAALGKRIGLTDKQQSSLSLLCLLHDIGKIGVPLDILNKPGKLTDEEWNYIKTHVHKGYQIAKSSKGLNEIADMILHHHERWDGKGYPDGLKEDEIPLLSRIISVVDAFDAMVSNRSYRAAKSVDEAVAELERCSGTQFDPYLVKEFVPICRDMVGNVVPDEEKLKTPVDTIVEKTKTLVPDHSGRHNVHKVEYSRYVLNSRNVIIDVDDKFEKITGYSRDDIKEKTMEQQDLVPEEDLTEYLCFVSETLANNPIAYCTHRVKRKDGTVINVICVGKVVYDSASHETRSEILMSNLQGINPVDE from the coding sequence ATGGAAAATGGAAGTCTAATCACGTTTATCGCGTTGTCGATTATTGTTGTCGTTGCATCGCTATATGTGGGACTGGTTTCTTTGAAATCCAAAAAGAGCGACTTGAAGTGGATTACTGCTAGTGCGTGCTTTGGAGCCTTGTCGGTTGTCTTTTGTATTTGCCGAATCTTTTCCGATGAGAGTGGAGCGTTTATAACGCTATCGTCATTTAGCTTTACCAGCATTGCCGCTTCGATATATTTCTTTATGCTGTTCGTAAACGTTTACGCCCACATGGCTCGCGTTTATTGGATTCAACTTTTGCTTCGGTTTTTCTTAGTCGCGTTGCTTTTCGATGTGGTAATTTGGATTGTGAATCCGTTTTGTGGGTGGGCTTTGGGCTGCGAACCGAGTTCGGGTATTGCATTTTTTCAATCGGCTCACGAAGGTGCCCTTTATTATTACCATTTGATTTTGGCTCATTTGATATTCCTCTTTTCGATGGGAATGTTGTTCTATCGTTTCGTAAAAGCTCCGAAGGTTTTCAGAAAGCGTTATCAGGGCATAATTGTCTCGGTGCTGTTTTTTATTTTGCTGAATTTTTTACTCAAAAGATTTATTGAACTCGAGTATTCAATTCATTTTTACTGTTTGCTTCCGATAAGCGCGTATTGGTCTAGCCGGTATGCGGTAATGGATATCTTGAATTATTTTAAAGATAACGTGTTTGAAACAATAGAACAGGGAATTGTTCTGTTTGATTTTAAAGGTGCGTTGATTTTCCATAATGTCAGGTCAGAAAAACTTCTGGCCGGTATTTCGTTCGATGAGTTCCTGTCTCAAGATTTTTTTGTAAAATCCTGCAATGTTGAAATTCCTGATTCCAAGGATGTTTATTTTGCGCAATGCTACATTGACATAGATAATAAAATAAAACCGATGCGCATTGATTTTCACAGAATTAAAGACGGAAAAGGTCGTGGACTTGCAAATTTATTTGTTATCTCGGATCCTGCAGTGAAAACGGACTTGTTGACGGGGTTTAGCAGTTGGGATAGCTTCAAGAACTTTGCCGAGAAAGATTCCTTTGCAACGAAGTTACCTTTGACCATGATTGTTTGTGACTTGAACAACCTTTCTAGTTTGAATAACTCCAAAGGACGCGATGTGGGAGACCGCTTGTTGCGCAATTTGGCAGTGACTCTCAAGAATAATTTTCCGCAAGGTTCTTATTTTGTTCGTGGGGAAGATGCAAAACTTGTGGTGCTTGCGCCACGTATGAGTTTGAACTCTGTCGAACAAATTATGGCTCAAGTGAAACGCTCCATTAATTGCAAGTTACAGTATGCAGTTGATGAACTTTCAGCGAATAATTCTGATTTTGTTGTCGTTATAGAATCAGCCACGCAGACACTGAACCAGAAAAAACTGTTGGATAAAGGTTCTGCCCGTTCCGAACTTTTAACGTCGCTCGAAAAGGCTTTACAAGAATGTGATAGCGATACCGAGGCTCATGTTCATCGTACCCAGCGCATGGGGGCTGCTCTCGGAAAACGTATTGGACTTACCGATAAACAACAAAGTAGTCTTTCGCTCCTGTGCTTACTGCATGATATTGGTAAAATCGGTGTGCCGCTAGATATCTTGAATAAACCAGGAAAACTGACCGATGAAGAATGGAACTATATTAAAACCCACGTGCATAAGGGCTACCAAATTGCAAAGAGTTCCAAGGGCCTGAACGAAATTGCCGATATGATTTTGCACCATCATGAACGTTGGGATGGCAAGGGTTATCCGGATGGACTCAAGGAAGATGAAATTCCGCTGTTGTCAAGAATCATAAGCGTTGTCGATGCTTTCGATGCGATGGTAAGTAACCGTTCTTACAGGGCCGCAAAGTCTGTTGACGAGGCCGTTGCCGAGCTGGAACGTTGTTCAGGAACGCAATTCGATCCTTATCTGGTCAAGGAATTTGTACCGATATGTCGTGACATGGTCGGAAATGTTGTTCCCGACGAAGAAAAACTTAAAACTCCGGTGGATACGATTGTCGAAAAAACAAAAACACTGGTGCCTGACCACAGTGGCAGACATAATGTGCACAAAGTCGAATATAGCCGCTATGTGCTGAATTCGCGCAACGTTATCATAGATGTTGATGATAAATTTGAAAAAATTACGGGCTATTCTAGAGATGATATCAAGGAAAAAACGATGGAACAGCAGGATTTGGTTCCGGAAGAAGACCTGACGGAATACCTGTGCTTTGTATCGGAAACCTTGGCGAATAATCCTATAGCGTATTGTACGCATCGCGTTAAACGTAAGGACGGGACTGTCATTAATGTTATTTGTGTTGGCAAGGTGGTGTACGATTCCGCAAGCCACGAAACGCGTTCTGAAATACTAATGTCGAATCTACAGGGGATCAATCCCGTTGACGAGTAA
- the tsaA gene encoding tRNA (N6-threonylcarbamoyladenosine(37)-N6)-methyltransferase TrmO, producing the protein MQISPIGTFFGDAVYKYDAPRQGRLFAGHPGRIVLNPGQNFEMALRDLDGFERLWVIFQFHENAGWRPTTRPPVPPKGKDRVGTFASRSPYRPNPIGLSCVRLLKIEGLTLFVDEADLLNETPILDIKPYIPMADAFPDAKAGWVEEQVGDLWAIEKSDVFTAQNSWIAERSAFDLESFAQVQLSRGNFSKDVFDSSRRRLTVDENAKTGVLAYRTFRIHFSYDESLRKVCLQKIMSGYTADELQNAEDKYGDKQLHRGFIEKF; encoded by the coding sequence ATGCAAATTTCTCCCATTGGTACATTTTTCGGCGATGCCGTTTACAAGTATGATGCTCCGCGCCAAGGGCGCCTTTTTGCTGGGCATCCTGGGCGCATTGTGCTGAATCCGGGACAGAATTTCGAAATGGCGCTTCGCGATCTCGATGGCTTTGAACGCCTATGGGTGATTTTTCAATTTCACGAAAATGCGGGTTGGCGACCGACAACGCGACCACCTGTACCGCCCAAGGGCAAAGACCGCGTGGGCACATTTGCAAGTCGCAGTCCTTACCGCCCGAATCCGATTGGACTCAGTTGCGTACGCCTTCTCAAAATTGAGGGTCTTACTTTATTTGTAGATGAAGCGGACCTTTTGAACGAAACTCCGATTCTTGATATCAAACCGTACATTCCGATGGCCGATGCATTCCCCGATGCGAAGGCGGGTTGGGTCGAAGAACAGGTCGGCGATTTGTGGGCCATCGAAAAATCCGATGTTTTTACAGCTCAAAATAGCTGGATTGCAGAACGCAGTGCGTTTGACTTGGAGAGCTTTGCTCAGGTGCAACTTTCGCGCGGAAATTTCTCGAAGGATGTCTTTGATAGCTCTCGCCGTCGTTTAACGGTTGACGAAAACGCAAAGACAGGAGTTCTTGCTTACCGCACGTTCCGTATTCATTTTTCCTATGACGAATCTTTACGCAAGGTCTGTCTGCAAAAAATCATGAGCGGCTACACTGCCGATGAATTGCAAAATGCAGAAGATAAGTACGGCGATAAACAGTTGCATCGGGGTTTTATCGAAAAATTCTAG
- a CDS encoding TIGR02147 family protein, whose translation MKPITEYQDYRKYMLDYFDWRKRTSVFSWREFSKQAGFSSPSYLKLVCDGKSSLSRVGVLQVAAAMELSEFECEYFKHMVDFTNAKDDDKKKIAFRKMEELANEQHARVLNADAFDYYESAVNSIVRELAPLMPGALPGDLAKKIKHNFTAQEIRDSLKLLVKLNFLKTKGENIYEQTNKVITGSCDSLALALRSMNRQMIDLAREAIDKIDPAERNVSGVTVGVNADALKRITDAVNACRKQVVDIASECNKIDQVYRLNLQLFPLSEKV comes from the coding sequence ATGAAACCGATAACAGAATATCAAGATTACCGAAAGTACATGCTTGATTATTTTGACTGGCGCAAAAGAACATCCGTGTTTTCTTGGCGCGAGTTTTCGAAACAGGCGGGGTTCTCTTCGCCATCGTATTTGAAACTAGTATGCGATGGAAAAAGTTCCCTGAGTCGCGTGGGTGTGCTGCAAGTGGCTGCCGCCATGGAATTGAGTGAATTTGAGTGTGAATATTTCAAGCACATGGTCGATTTCACGAATGCAAAAGACGATGACAAGAAAAAAATTGCCTTCCGCAAAATGGAAGAACTTGCGAACGAGCAGCATGCGCGTGTTTTGAATGCCGATGCGTTCGACTATTACGAATCTGCGGTGAATTCAATTGTTCGTGAACTTGCTCCGCTCATGCCGGGGGCGCTCCCAGGTGATCTTGCCAAAAAGATTAAGCACAATTTTACGGCTCAGGAAATCCGCGACTCGCTAAAACTTTTGGTGAAGTTGAATTTTCTAAAGACTAAAGGCGAAAATATTTACGAGCAGACGAATAAAGTAATTACTGGTTCTTGCGATTCCCTTGCACTTGCGCTTCGCTCCATGAACCGCCAGATGATTGATCTCGCTCGTGAAGCCATTGATAAAATTGATCCTGCCGAACGTAATGTTTCGGGTGTGACTGTTGGCGTCAATGCGGATGCTCTTAAGCGCATTACGGATGCTGTCAACGCTTGCCGCAAGCAAGTTGTTGACATTGCTAGCGAATGTAATAAAATCGATCAAGTCTATCGCTTGAATTTACAACTTTTCCCGCTTTCGGAAAAAGTGTAA
- a CDS encoding sugar nucleotide-binding protein produces MEIIAIRLPILILGLNGVPGFALFRHFNKLYGATNAQGAPGVVGIRPIKHPCVFGDNVYGIDAEETERLGELFEKFHFGTVIDASGNCALKACECDPARSRLLNYSQGVDAATFAARYNATLIRISADMVFSGDEKTKPNRPYVETDPKDPIHNYGKHQAEAEDAISAIKPDAVILRVPLPMDYAPGGCAGAIDWITYRFRPGRPATLFTDEFRNPLSGPDLCRTVQYILEHKFPAGIYNCGGPRRVSLYNVGQIVNAVGGYPAELLHGVPRIEGGSMPPRVGDISINSSKLYKLLPPGFIKPWPVFDWLVPDSFDWHKTFGRNIKDKSKMGSDEAITNLLVNGIDPL; encoded by the coding sequence GTGGAAATTATCGCAATCCGCCTCCCGATTTTAATTCTCGGGCTGAATGGCGTTCCCGGTTTTGCACTTTTCAGGCATTTCAACAAACTCTACGGGGCAACAAATGCGCAAGGCGCCCCTGGTGTCGTTGGCATACGCCCCATCAAACACCCTTGCGTTTTTGGCGACAACGTTTATGGAATCGATGCCGAAGAAACGGAACGCTTGGGCGAACTTTTTGAAAAGTTTCATTTCGGGACCGTCATTGACGCGAGCGGAAACTGCGCCCTGAAGGCCTGCGAATGCGACCCAGCCCGCAGCCGCCTTTTGAACTACAGCCAAGGCGTCGATGCCGCCACATTCGCCGCACGCTACAACGCGACACTCATCCGCATTTCTGCAGACATGGTCTTTAGCGGTGACGAAAAGACAAAGCCGAACCGCCCTTACGTCGAAACCGACCCCAAAGACCCCATCCACAATTACGGCAAGCACCAGGCAGAAGCCGAAGATGCGATTTCTGCCATCAAGCCCGATGCCGTGATTTTGCGCGTGCCGCTCCCGATGGACTATGCGCCCGGCGGATGCGCCGGCGCCATTGACTGGATTACGTACCGGTTCCGCCCCGGTCGCCCGGCAACCTTGTTCACGGACGAATTTCGCAACCCGCTTTCGGGCCCAGACCTTTGCCGCACCGTGCAATACATTCTTGAACATAAATTCCCCGCAGGCATCTACAACTGCGGCGGGCCGCGTCGCGTTTCGCTTTACAACGTCGGGCAAATCGTGAATGCCGTTGGCGGCTACCCCGCAGAACTTCTCCATGGCGTGCCGCGAATCGAAGGTGGCTCCATGCCCCCGCGCGTCGGCGACATCAGTATCAATTCGAGCAAGCTTTACAAGCTATTGCCGCCAGGGTTCATCAAGCCGTGGCCTGTTTTCGATTGGCTCGTGCCCGACAGTTTCGACTGGCACAAGACTTTTGGACGTAATATTAAAGACAAAAGCAAAATGGGCAGCGACGAAGCGATTACAAATTTACTCGTCAACGGGATTGATCCCCTGTAG
- a CDS encoding DUF805 domain-containing protein: MEYFKNCILKHYADFNGRARRKEYWFFALFQMIAIILVSILGGLVDYILGTAGIVSSVLIVLLSLGLLLPALAVLFRRLHDIGKSGWWIFISLVPCIGSIILLVFMFLDSQPGTNKYGPNPKGV; encoded by the coding sequence ATGGAATACTTCAAAAACTGCATCCTAAAACATTATGCGGACTTTAACGGGCGTGCGAGGAGAAAGGAATATTGGTTCTTCGCCTTGTTCCAGATGATTGCTATCATTCTCGTCTCTATTTTGGGTGGCTTGGTGGACTATATTCTCGGAACAGCGGGCATTGTGTCTTCTGTTCTTATTGTACTGCTCTCGCTTGGTCTTCTTTTGCCCGCATTGGCAGTGCTCTTCCGCCGTTTGCACGATATTGGCAAGAGCGGCTGGTGGATATTCATTAGCTTAGTGCCTTGCATTGGCAGTATTATTTTGCTTGTATTCATGTTCTTGGACAGTCAGCCAGGCACGAACAAGTACGGTCCAAATCCGAAAGGTGTTTAA